CGGCCAGGGCCTCGTCCCCGCCGAGCGCCCGCACCGCGGCGAGCACGAGCGCGGGCCTGATCGCCTTGCCCGCGTGCCCGGCCGCCGGTGTGCCGTCCGCGTGTTCCCAGCCGAAGTGGTAGAGCGCGATGCGGCGCATCGCTCCGGGCAGCGAGTCGATCGCCCGGCGCAGCTCCGGGTCGACGCGCAGCCGCGCCGCCGCCAGGATCTCCGCCGCTTCGGGCGCATCGTGCCCCGCGTGCCCTTCGCGCTCTTCGTACTCTTCGGGCTTCTCCGTCATGTCCGTCGTCGTGTCCGTCATGGACTCACCCCGGGGAGGATGCGGACGGTGGCGGTTCCTGGGCCTGCGGGCGCGTACGGAAGGGGTGTACCCGGCGGCGCGCCCGCAGACACGGCCTCATCGCCAGCGGCCGATCTCGACGTTCTCCAGCACGCCCAGCGCGTCCGGCACCAGGACCGCCGCGGAGTAGTAGGTCGACACCAGGTACGAGATGATCGCCTGCTCGCTGATCCCCATGAAGCGCACGGACAGGCTCGGCTCGATCTCGTCCGGGATACCGGTCTGGTGCAGGCCGACGACGCCCTGCTCCTCCTCGCCCGTACGCATGCAGATGATCGAGGTGGTGCGGGCCTCGGTGACCGGGATCTTGTTGCACGGGTAGATCGGCACCCCGCGCCAGGTGGGGATGCGGTGGCCGCCCATATCGATGGTCTCCGGCACGAGGCCGCGCTTGTTGAGCTCACGGCCGAACGCGGAGATGGCGCGCGGGTGGGCCAGGAAGAGCTTCGAACCCCGCCTGCGGCTGAGCAGTTCGTCCATGTCGTCCGGGCTCGGCACGCCGTCGTGCGGCTGCAGCCGCTGCTCGTACTCGCAGTTGTTGAGCAGGCCGAACTCGCGGTTGTTGATCAGCTCGTGTTCCTGGCGCTCCTTGAGCGCCTCGACCGTGAGCCGCAGCTGCTGCTCGGTCTGGTTCATCGGCTGATTGTAGAGATCGGCCACGCGCGTGTGGACGCGCAGCACGGTCTGGGCGACGCTCAGTTCGTACTCTCGCGGCGCCGATTCGTAGTCCACGTACGTGCCCGGGAGCACGGCCTCGCCGATGTGTCCCGAGGAGAGGTCGATGGGCGCCTCGCCGAACTTGTTGGTCCGCTGGGCCGGGATGGACCGCAGCCGCCGCAGATGCTCACGCAGCGAGTCCGTGCGCTCGGCCACCTGCTCCAGGTCCTGGCGGGGCAGGGTGAGCACGGTGCACGCGGTCACCGCGCGCGTCGTGTACTCCCAGATGGCCTCCGGGTCGAGCAGTGCCTGCTCGCCGAAGTACGCACCGTCGGCGAGCGACCCGAGGACCGTGTCGTCGCCGTACGGACCGGTGCCGATCTTCTCGACCCTGCCGTGCGCGAGCAGGAACACCTCGTCGGCCTGGCTGCCGAAGGAAGTGATGACCGACCCCGCGGCGAACTCCCGCTGCTGGCAGCGTCCGGCCAGCTCCCCCAACACCTCGATGTCCTCGTAGTCCCGCAGGACCGGCAGCTCACCGAGCTCCGCCGGGATGACCTGCACCCGGTCCCCGGTCTTCACGAACGTCACCCGGCCGTCGCCGACCGAGTAACTCAGCCTCCGGTTCACCCGGTACGTACCGCCCTGCACCTGCACCCACGGCAGCGTCCGCAGGAGCCAGCGCGAGCTGATCTCCTGCATCTGCGGCGCGGACTTGGTGGTGGTGGCCAGATTCCGCGCGGCCGATGTACCCAAGCTCTGCTGCGGCTCGGACCGTTCCGCACGGACCTCTTCGCCTACCGACATTGGCAATGCCCTCCCGATCAAGCGCTGATCTGCGCCGACAACCCTTCCAGCACGGCGAGTGCGGGCGCCATTACACAAACGAGCGGGAATAGATCGGGCGATACGGGGCACTCACCCGCGTACCAGGAACGGGGCCGCCGGGGGCGGGGAACTCCAAGATCCGTGCATCCGTTGAACAGGACACAACGGCCGATACTCTTCGTACAGATTTGCACCGATCAGCACCATTCCGCACCAATTCGTAGGAGACGGCAATGGCAGGCTTCCTGGATCGCGCCAAGGAACAGGCGCAGCGCGGACTCACTCAGGGCAAGCAGAAGATCGACGAGGTCCAGGCGCAGCGCACAGGCGGCGACCTCCTGAAAAAGCTGGGCGCCGCGTATTACGCGCAGCAGCACGGCACGGGAACCCCTCAGGCCACACAGCAGGCCCTGCAGGCAGTGGAGGCACACATCGCGACGAACGGCGACGCGTTCCCGCACAGCGGCGACCACCGCGGCTGACCAAATCGGCTCGCACGGTGCCCGAACAGCAACGGAATACGTCCGAACAGCTGGTCCGGGCACCGTGGTTCCGGTAAAAGCGGACATACAAGGCGGTCCGCGATCGGCGGCCGTCGTGCTCCGCAAAGGAGTCCGCCATGGCCCCACCCATGTCCGCGAGCAGGTTCCTCGACGTACTCAGGGACGAAGGGGCGACGGTCGTCGAAGTCGGTGACTGGACCCACCACAACCGCAACCACAAGGGGCCGTGGGGGCCCGTGCACGGCGTGGTGATCCACCACACGGTCACGTCGGGCAGCGAGCGCACGGTGGAGATCTGCCGGGACGGGTACGCCTCGCTGCCCGGCCCGCTCTGCCACGGTGTCATCACCAAGGACGGCCGCGTCCACCTCGTCGGGTACGGCCGCGCCAACCACGCGGGCCTGGGCGACGACGACGTCCTGCGCGCGGTCATCGCCGAGAAGAGGCTCCCGCCGGACAACGAGGCGAACACCGACGGAAACCGCCACTTCTACGGCTTCGAGTGCGAGAACCTCGGCGACGGCGAGGACCCGTGGCCCGATGAGCAGCTGGCGGCCATCGAGAGGGTTTCCGCGGCCATCTGCCGTCACCACGGCTGGACGGAGCGCTCGGTGATCGGCCACCTCGAATGGCAGCCGGGCAAGACCGACCCCAAGGGCTTCACCATGGACTGGATGCGGGACCGCATCGGGGAACGCCTCAAGTAGGTCCAACGCCCGGGAGCGACGCCTTCGGCACCAGGAGCATCTCACGTCGGCGGACCAGGGCCATGGCCGTGGCCGTGCCCGCCGGCCCGGTGCCGGGCAGAATGGCGGGGTGAGCACCACCCCGCCGACCACCCCGCGCCCCCGGCTCCCGTCCCCGCTCCAGGAGCTCAGGGACGACCGGTTCGCGCGGCACGGCGTCACCCTCACGCTCAAGCGGGACGACCTGATCCACCCGGACCTCCCCGGCAACAAGTACCGCAAGCTCTTCCTGAACCTGGACGCCGCCGTCGCGGCGGGGCACACGGCCCTGCTGACCTTCGGCGGCGCCTACTCCAACCACCTCAGGGCGACCGCCGCGGCGGGCCGCCTCCTTGGCCTGCGCACCATCGGCATCGTCCGCGGCGACGAACTCGCAGGCCGCCCCCTGAACCCGTCGCTGACGCGATGCGCGGCCGACGGGATGCGCCTGCACTTCGTCGACCGGACGACGTACCGCAGGAAGACCGACCCCGAGGTCCTTGCCGCTCTCCTGCGCACGGCAGGCGCCGAGGACCCCTACGTCATCCCCGAAGGGGGCAGCAACTCCCTGGCCGTGCGGGGCTGCACGGCCCTGGGCGAGGAACTGCGCGGGCGCACCCACACGGCGGCCGTGGCCTGCGGCACCGGCGGCACCCTGGCCGGCATGGCCGCGGGCCTCGCCCCGGACCAGCGCGCGCTCGGCATACCGGTGCTCAAGGGCGGCTTCCTCGGCCCGGAGATACGGGCGCTGCAGGAGCGGACCTTCGGCGCCCCCACCGCCAACTGGCACCTGGACGAGCGCTTCCACTGCGGCGGCTACGCCCGCGCCTCCCCCGAACTGACCGCGTTCGCGGACGACTTCGAGGACCGGCACGGCCTCCCCGTGGAGCGCGTCTACGTGGCCAAGCTCCTCTACGCGCTGACGGCTCTCTCAGAAGAGGGCGCTTTCCCTCCCGGCTCCGTGGTCACGGCAGTGATCACCGCGACGGAGCCGGCGACCGCCGCGGATCAGTCCTCGACCTCGCGATAGGCCGCCGCCTCCTCCAGGTCCAGCTTCCGCAGCAGCGTCCGCATCATCTCGTCGTCGATGCGCCGCTCGTCCCGCATCTTCACGAACACCTCGCGCTCCGCGGCGATCGCTTCCCTGGTGAGTCGGCGGTAGGTGTCGTCGGCCGACTCCCCCGTCACGGGGTTGGGCTGCCCGAGCCGCTCCCACACGGAGTTGCGGCGCCGCTCCAGGACGGTGCGCAGACGGTCCTGAAGGGGCTGTGGGAGGCAGTTGCGCTCGTCCTGCATGAGTTCGTCCACCCGCTGCTCCGCGGCCTGCGAGGCGGCGTTCTGCGCCTGCGCCTCCGCGAGTGTCTCCGCCTGCGCGTCACGCCCCGGCAGCTTCAGGACCCGGATCAGCCACGGCAGCGAGAGCCCCTGCACGACCAGTGTGCCGATCACCGTGGTGAAGGTCAGGAACAGGACGAGGTTGCGCGCGGGGAACGGCTCCCCGTCGTCCATGACGAGCGGGATCGAGAAGGCGATCGCCAGCGACACCACTCCGCGCATCCCGGCCCAGCTGACGATCAGCGGACGCCGCCAGTCCATGTCGCTCTCCCGCTCCTTGATGCGCTTCGACAGCATCCGCGGCAGATAGGTCGCCGGATACGACCACACGAAGCGCGCGAGGACGACCAGGAAGAAGACCCCCAGGGCGTACCAGGCCGCCTGGATGCCGCTGTACTCGCCGAGCCCCTTGAGCACGACCGGCAGTTGCAGGCCGATGAGCGCGAAAACCGCCGACTCCAGGATGAACGCGACCACCTTCCACACTGCGGCCTCCTGGAGCCGCGTCTCGAAGTCGACCTCCCAGGAGCGGTGCCCGAGGAACAGGGCGACGACGACCACGGCGAGCACTCCGGAGGCACCGACCTGCTCGGCGGCGGCGTACGCGACGAAGGGGATCAACAAGGAGAGGGTGTTCTGCAGCATCGCCTCCTTCATGTGCCTGCGCAGCCAGTGGAGCGGCACCATGAGGACGAGCCCGACGCCGACCCCGCCGACCGAGGCGACCAGGAACTCCTGGATCCCGCCCGCCCAGCTCGCGCCCTCGCCGACCGCCGCCGCGAGGGCGACCTTGTAGGCGGTGATCGCCGTCGCGTCGTTCACCAGCGACTCGCCCTGCAGGATCGTGGTGATCCGTGACGGCAGCCCCACCTTCCGCGCGACGGCCGTCGCCGCCACCGCGTCCGGCGGCGCGATCACCGCACCGAGGACCAGTGCGGCGGTCAGCGGCAGATCGGGGATCAGCAGATACGCGAGATAGCCGACGGCGAGGGTCGCGAACAGCGTGTACCCGACCGAGAGCAGCGCCACGGGTCTGATGTTGGCGCGCAGATCGAGGTACGAACTCTCCAGGGCCGCGGTGTGCAGCAAGGGCGGCAGGATCAGCGGCAGCACGATGTGCGGGTCCAGGTGGTAGTCCGGGACCCCGGGCACATACGCGGCCACGAGACCCACCGCGACGAGCAGCAGCGGCGCGGGCACCGGCGTCCAGCGCGCGGCTCCGGCCACCGCGGCGCTCGCCGCGATCAGTGCCACCAGGGGCAGTACGTCCATCGGTCAGGCCTCCGCGACACGTGTTCCCGTCGTAACCTGGCAATCATGAACGAGTGCCCGCACGTCGCAACGCTGCCGCACCCTGAGCCCGCACCCCTGAGCGAGACCTGCCTGGAGTGCCTCGCGGTCGGCAGTCACCCGGTGCAACTGCGGCTCTGTCTGGACTGCGGCCATGTGGGCTGCTGCGACTCCTCGCCCTTCCGGCACGCGACGGAGCACTTCAAGGACACCGGACACACGGTGATGAGAACGTTCGAACCGGGCGAGAGCTGGCGTTGGTGCTTCGTCGACGGTTCGATCGTCTGAGGCCTGGGTACGTCAACCCGACGCCCGTACTCTCCAATTGGGACCGCGAGACCCCTAGCCACTCTCCGTACCCTTAGGCTTACTATGAGTGACAGCAACGGAGCGGGGTCCCCGGGACACGGAACTGGGGAGCGCGGTAGCGTCACCGCAGAACTACGTGGTGCGTTACCCGTGTGACGCAGTCCGGACCGCCGCTGACGGCGGACCTGGAGCCCCGAAAGTGCTTGTACCACCTTGGAGGTGAGGGTGTCCCAGATCGCAGGCGAGCCCGGGAATCAGGACTTCGTCGAGGTCCGCCTTCCGGCTGCGGGTGCCTACCTGTCGGTGCTGCGTACGGCCACGGCCGGTCTCGCGGCGCGTTTGGACTTCACTCTCGACGAGATCGAGGACCTGCGCATCGCGGTCGACGAGGCCTGCGCGATCCTGCTCCAGCAGGCCGTGCCCGGTTCGGTGCTCAGCTGCGTCTTCCGGCTCGTCGACGACTCCCTGGAGGTGACCGTCTCGGCGCCGACCACCGACGGCCGGGCCCCTGAACGGGACACCTTCGCCTGGACTGTGCTGTCCGCCCTCGCGGGTCAGGTCGACTCCTCCGTGGCCGAGGACAACACCGTCTCGATCAGTCTCTACAAGAAGCGCGGCGCGGGACCCGGGCCGGCGTGAGGGGCGGGGAGGGGCCGGTGCGGGACGAAGAGCGCGGCACACGGGGTCTGTCCGGTGGCAGGAGAGGGACGCCGACGAGGGGGCGCGAGGCTCCGGTGGAGCCGGCGCTCACGGGCATCCCCGAGCAGCAGGCCAGGCCGCACCCGGAGGACCCGGAGGAGCCGGGTCCGTCGACTGTGGCTGATGCGTCGGAGCAGGCAGAGCCGACCGCCCAGGAGGAGAGCGCAAAGCCCTCCGTCCGGGGCGGCGCGCAACGGGCGGGATACATGAGCGAACACGGTGAGCAGCAGCACACCCGGCACAATCCGCAGGACCGCAGCGGCGCACGCGCGATGTTCATCGAGCTGCGCGAGCTGAAGGACGGCAGCCCTGAGTACGCGGAGCTGCGCAACAAGCTGGTCCGCATGCACCTGCCGCTCGTCGAGCACCTGGCCCGCCGCTTCCGCAACCGCGGCGAGCCCCTTGACGACCTGACGCAGGTCGCCACCATCGGCCTGATCAAGTCCGTCGACCGCTTCGACCCGGAGCGCGGCGTGGAGTTCTCCACGTACGCGACACCCACGGTCGTCGGCGAGATCAAGCGTCACTTCCGCGACAAGGGCTGGGCGGTCCGGGTCCCGCGGCGTCTCCAGGAGCTCAGGCTCGCCCTGACCACGGCGACCGCCGAGCTGTCCCAGCTGCACGGCCGCTCCCCCACGGTGCACGAGCTCGCCGAGAAACTGGGCATCTCCGAGGAGGAGGTCCTGGAGGGCCTGGAGTCGGCCAACGCGTACTCCACGCTGTCCCTGGACGTCCCGGACACGGACGACGAGTCCCCGGCGGTCGCGGACACCCTGGGCGCGGAGGACGAGGCCCTGGAGGGCGTCGAGTACAGGGAGTCCCTCAAACCGCTTTTGGAAGACCTTCCACCGCGCGAGAAGCGCATCCTGCTGCTGCGGTTCTTCGGCAACATGACGCAGTCGCAGATCGCCCAGGAAGTCGGCATCTCCCAGATGCACGTCTCCCGGCTCCTCGCCCGCACACTCGCGCAGCTGCGCGAGAAGCTCCTCGTCGAGGAGTGACGAAGGAGCAGACCGCCCCTCCTGGTCTGCTCCTTCGGTACGTCTGCCCCGCGTTCGGTACGTCTGCTCCGCGCGCGGCGGCGGGAAAGCTACTTCACGTCGTCCGGTGCGTTCCCCGGGCCCCGGATGCCGAGGGCCTCGGTCGTGGCGGGATTGACCAGCAGGACGAGCGCGGTCACCGCGACGGCGGCGAGCGCGATGCCGCCCGGGATGGCCATGCTGTCGGCCTGCAACAGCTGCCAGGCCACCGGAAGCGCCATGATCTGCGTGATGATGGCGGGCCCCCGGCTCCAGCTGCGGCGGCGCAGGAGACCACGGGCGGCCAGCAGGGGCAGCAGCGCGAGGACGATCAGCGTGATGCCGCCCGTCGTGGCCTGTTCCGGGTTGTCGGGGTCACCCGCGAGGCCCATCAGGAGCATGTAGACACCGCCGGCGATGAGTGCGACGCCCTCCAGCGCGGCAAGGGCCGCGGCGGCCGTCAGACGTCCGGGACGAGGGCCGGGCTCCGGGGCTTCAGGGGTGGGATTCCGCTCAGTGCTCACCCTTGCAGGGTAGCTGTGCGTATCCGTGCTCCGGCCCCCGGTCCGCCCCCTCGGTCTGTGCCGGTCAAAGAGCTCTAGGTACTCTGCTTCGCATGCGTGCACTCCTTGTGGTCAACCCGGCGGCAACCACCACCAGCGCGCGCACGCGTGACGTACTGATCCACGCGCTGGCGAGCGAGATGAAACTCGAGGCGGTCACCACGGAGTACCGCGGTCACGCCCGGGACCTCGGCAGACAGGCCGCGGAGAGCAGGGACATCGAGCTGGTCGTCGCCCTCGGCGGGGACGGCACGGTCAACGAGGTCGTCAACGGTCTGCTGCACAACGGCCCCGACCCGGCCCGGCTGCCGCGCCTCGCGGTCGTCCCCGGCGGCTCCACCAACGTCTTCGCGCGCGCCCTCGGTCTGCCCAACGACGCCGTGGAGGCGACCGGCGCCCTGCTCGACGCGCTGCGTGAGGGAAGCGAACGGACAGTGAGCCTGGGGCAGGTGTCGGGCACCCCCGGCACGGAGGACGAAGCCGTCCCCGCGCGCTGGTTCACCTTTGCCGCCGGATTCGGATTCGACGCCGGAGTGGTGGGACGGGTCGAACAACAGAGGGAACGCGGCAAGCGGTCCACGCATGCGCTCTATTTGCGCCAGGTGTTCCGTCAGTTCCTCGACGAGCCGCACCGCAGACACGGAATGATCACGCTGGAACGGGCCGGCGAGGACCCGGTGACCGACCTCGTGCTCTCCATAGTCTGCAACACCTCTCCGTACACCTACCTGGGCAATCGCCCGATGTACGCCTCCCCGCAGGCCTCCTTCGACACCGGCCTCGACGTGCTCGGTCTGAGCAAGCTCTCGACCACCGCGGTGGCCCGGTACGGGACGCAGCTGCTGACCTCGACGCCCGATCGGGGACCCCACGGCAAGCACGCGGTTACGCTCCATGACCTCACCGACTTCACCTTGCATTCGAAGGTGCCGCTCCCCCTTCAGATGGACGGTGACCACCTGGGGCTGCGCACCAGCGTGACGTTCACAGGCGTACGCCGTGCACTGCGTGTGATTGTGTGAGTAGAAGGGCCCAAAGTCCTTTCACTCGAACGTTTAGGCCAGGGTCCACCCCATGGAAGTACGGCTGTGACCCAGTCGACACTGAGGAATCAAAAAAAACTTGCCGGAAGGGGTTGTATCCGCCGCCGAGGTTTGCGAATCTCTACATGGCGATCGGGACGGCCCGCAACATCGGCCCCACAGAAAGCCAGAACCCCCTCCTCAACACATAGGACATCGTCGCGTTATGTGACGTACGTCCCTTCCGTTGTCGGGGGATTCGTGAAAGCGTTCACATTCACAAGCAACCTTGCATGTAATACCAAGGAGAGGTAGCAGCCATGGACTGGCGTCACAACGCCGTTTGCCGCGAGGAAGACCCCGAGCTCTTCTTCCCCATCGGCAACACCGGTCCTGCGCTGCTGCAGATCGAGGAAGCCAAGGCCGTCTGCCGCCGCTGCCCCGTCATGGAGCAGTGCCTGCAGTGGGCGCTCGAGTCCGGCCAGGACTCCGGCGTCTGGGGTGGCCTCAGCGAGGACGAGCGCCGCGCAATGAAGCGCCGCGCCGCTCGCAACCGTGCACGCCAGGCAAGCGCCTGACGCTCACGCCCCCTACGAGCCTGAGCCCGGCGGCGCGTACAGCGAGTACGCATCTCCCGCCCCCGAGCCGCAGCCGCGCAGTACCCCCGATGCGCAACGCAACGTGAGCAGTGAGCCCCGGACCATTTCGGTCCGGGGCTCACTGCTTTCTGTTTGCATGTGCGGCGAACTGCCGTGCTACGGCGCTACTTGTCGGCGCGCACCGGGATGTCGAGGACGACCTGCGTGCCGCGCTCCGGCGCCCGCACCATGTCGAACGTGCCACCCATCTCGCCCTCGACCAGGGTGCGGACGATCTGCAGGCCGAGGTTGCCCGAGCGGTGCGGATCGAAGCCGTCGGGCAGACCGACGCCGTCGTCCTGGACGGTGATGAGGAGCCGGGCGTCCTTGCTGGTGCCGCCGCGCACCGCGGAGACCTCGACCGTGCCGGTGTCGCCTTCCTGGAAGCCGTGTTCCAGGGCGTTCTGCAGCACTTCCGTAAGGACCATCGACAGCGGGGTCGCGACCTCGGCGTCCAGGATGCCGAAGCGTCCGGTGCGCCGGCCGGTGACCTTGCCCGGCGAGATCTCCGCCACCATCGCGAGGACACGGTCGGCGATCTCGTCGAACTCCACGCGCTCGTCCAGGTTCTGGGACAGCGTCTCGTGCACGATGGCGATGGAGCCCACGCGGCGTACGGCCTCTTCGAGGGCTTCGCGGCCGGTGGCGGAGTCGATGCGGCGCGCCTGCAGGCGAAGGAGTGCGGCGACCGTCTGGAGGTTGTTCTTCACCCGGTGGTGGATCTCCCGGATGGTCGCGTCCTTGGTGATCAACTCCCGCTCGCGACGGCGCAGTTCGGTGACGTCCCGGAGCAGGACGAGCGAGCCGATGCGCGGGCCCTTGGGCTTGAGCGGGATCGCGCGGAGCTGGATCACGCCGTCGCCGCCCTCGATCTCGAACTCGCGGGGCGCCCAGCCGCTGGCGACCTTGGCGAGCGCCTCGTCCACCGGGCCGCGGGACGGGGCGAGTTCGGCGGTCGCCGTGCCGAGGTGATGGCCGACCAGGTCGGCGGCGAGGCCGAGACGGTGGTAGGCGGAGAGCGCGTTCGGCGACGCGTACTGGACGATGCCGTCGGCGTC
This Streptomyces sp. NBC_01283 DNA region includes the following protein-coding sequences:
- a CDS encoding family 2B encapsulin nanocompartment shell protein, with the protein product MSVGEEVRAERSEPQQSLGTSAARNLATTTKSAPQMQEISSRWLLRTLPWVQVQGGTYRVNRRLSYSVGDGRVTFVKTGDRVQVIPAELGELPVLRDYEDIEVLGELAGRCQQREFAAGSVITSFGSQADEVFLLAHGRVEKIGTGPYGDDTVLGSLADGAYFGEQALLDPEAIWEYTTRAVTACTVLTLPRQDLEQVAERTDSLREHLRRLRSIPAQRTNKFGEAPIDLSSGHIGEAVLPGTYVDYESAPREYELSVAQTVLRVHTRVADLYNQPMNQTEQQLRLTVEALKERQEHELINNREFGLLNNCEYEQRLQPHDGVPSPDDMDELLSRRRGSKLFLAHPRAISAFGRELNKRGLVPETIDMGGHRIPTWRGVPIYPCNKIPVTEARTTSIICMRTGEEEQGVVGLHQTGIPDEIEPSLSVRFMGISEQAIISYLVSTYYSAAVLVPDALGVLENVEIGRWR
- a CDS encoding Na+/H+ antiporter translates to MDVLPLVALIAASAAVAGAARWTPVPAPLLLVAVGLVAAYVPGVPDYHLDPHIVLPLILPPLLHTAALESSYLDLRANIRPVALLSVGYTLFATLAVGYLAYLLIPDLPLTAALVLGAVIAPPDAVAATAVARKVGLPSRITTILQGESLVNDATAITAYKVALAAAVGEGASWAGGIQEFLVASVGGVGVGLVLMVPLHWLRRHMKEAMLQNTLSLLIPFVAYAAAEQVGASGVLAVVVVALFLGHRSWEVDFETRLQEAAVWKVVAFILESAVFALIGLQLPVVLKGLGEYSGIQAAWYALGVFFLVVLARFVWSYPATYLPRMLSKRIKERESDMDWRRPLIVSWAGMRGVVSLAIAFSIPLVMDDGEPFPARNLVLFLTFTTVIGTLVVQGLSLPWLIRVLKLPGRDAQAETLAEAQAQNAASQAAEQRVDELMQDERNCLPQPLQDRLRTVLERRRNSVWERLGQPNPVTGESADDTYRRLTREAIAAEREVFVKMRDERRIDDEMMRTLLRKLDLEEAAAYREVED
- a CDS encoding WhiB family transcriptional regulator, with the translated sequence MDWRHNAVCREEDPELFFPIGNTGPALLQIEEAKAVCRRCPVMEQCLQWALESGQDSGVWGGLSEDERRAMKRRAARNRARQASA
- a CDS encoding 1-aminocyclopropane-1-carboxylate deaminase/D-cysteine desulfhydrase encodes the protein MSTTPPTTPRPRLPSPLQELRDDRFARHGVTLTLKRDDLIHPDLPGNKYRKLFLNLDAAVAAGHTALLTFGGAYSNHLRATAAAGRLLGLRTIGIVRGDELAGRPLNPSLTRCAADGMRLHFVDRTTYRRKTDPEVLAALLRTAGAEDPYVIPEGGSNSLAVRGCTALGEELRGRTHTAAVACGTGGTLAGMAAGLAPDQRALGIPVLKGGFLGPEIRALQERTFGAPTANWHLDERFHCGGYARASPELTAFADDFEDRHGLPVERVYVAKLLYALTALSEEGAFPPGSVVTAVITATEPATAADQSSTSR
- a CDS encoding UBP-type zinc finger domain-containing protein is translated as MNECPHVATLPHPEPAPLSETCLECLAVGSHPVQLRLCLDCGHVGCCDSSPFRHATEHFKDTGHTVMRTFEPGESWRWCFVDGSIV
- a CDS encoding RNA polymerase sigma factor SigF, which encodes MRGGEGPVRDEERGTRGLSGGRRGTPTRGREAPVEPALTGIPEQQARPHPEDPEEPGPSTVADASEQAEPTAQEESAKPSVRGGAQRAGYMSEHGEQQHTRHNPQDRSGARAMFIELRELKDGSPEYAELRNKLVRMHLPLVEHLARRFRNRGEPLDDLTQVATIGLIKSVDRFDPERGVEFSTYATPTVVGEIKRHFRDKGWAVRVPRRLQELRLALTTATAELSQLHGRSPTVHELAEKLGISEEEVLEGLESANAYSTLSLDVPDTDDESPAVADTLGAEDEALEGVEYRESLKPLLEDLPPREKRILLLRFFGNMTQSQIAQEVGISQMHVSRLLARTLAQLREKLLVEE
- a CDS encoding anti-sigma regulatory factor, with translation MSQIAGEPGNQDFVEVRLPAAGAYLSVLRTATAGLAARLDFTLDEIEDLRIAVDEACAILLQQAVPGSVLSCVFRLVDDSLEVTVSAPTTDGRAPERDTFAWTVLSALAGQVDSSVAEDNTVSISLYKKRGAGPGPA
- a CDS encoding diacylglycerol kinase family protein; its protein translation is MRALLVVNPAATTTSARTRDVLIHALASEMKLEAVTTEYRGHARDLGRQAAESRDIELVVALGGDGTVNEVVNGLLHNGPDPARLPRLAVVPGGSTNVFARALGLPNDAVEATGALLDALREGSERTVSLGQVSGTPGTEDEAVPARWFTFAAGFGFDAGVVGRVEQQRERGKRSTHALYLRQVFRQFLDEPHRRHGMITLERAGEDPVTDLVLSIVCNTSPYTYLGNRPMYASPQASFDTGLDVLGLSKLSTTAVARYGTQLLTSTPDRGPHGKHAVTLHDLTDFTLHSKVPLPLQMDGDHLGLRTSVTFTGVRRALRVIV
- a CDS encoding sensor histidine kinase; translation: MNDLVRQHTALGDSDLEWLHLLVSEWQLLSDLSFADLVLWVPTRDGTRYVSVAQMRPNTGPTSYQDDMVGHLVPRGRRPLLDAALDEGRIVREGDPEWREEVPVRVESIPVRREGRVLGVIARNTNLLTVRTPSRLELTYLQSASDLAQMIAAGSFPFPGQQVDMDASPRVGDGLLRLDADGIVQYASPNALSAYHRLGLAADLVGHHLGTATAELAPSRGPVDEALAKVASGWAPREFEIEGGDGVIQLRAIPLKPKGPRIGSLVLLRDVTELRRRERELITKDATIREIHHRVKNNLQTVAALLRLQARRIDSATGREALEEAVRRVGSIAIVHETLSQNLDERVEFDEIADRVLAMVAEISPGKVTGRRTGRFGILDAEVATPLSMVLTEVLQNALEHGFQEGDTGTVEVSAVRGGTSKDARLLITVQDDGVGLPDGFDPHRSGNLGLQIVRTLVEGEMGGTFDMVRAPERGTQVVLDIPVRADK
- a CDS encoding N-acetylmuramoyl-L-alanine amidase, which translates into the protein MAPPMSASRFLDVLRDEGATVVEVGDWTHHNRNHKGPWGPVHGVVIHHTVTSGSERTVEICRDGYASLPGPLCHGVITKDGRVHLVGYGRANHAGLGDDDVLRAVIAEKRLPPDNEANTDGNRHFYGFECENLGDGEDPWPDEQLAAIERVSAAICRHHGWTERSVIGHLEWQPGKTDPKGFTMDWMRDRIGERLK